From the Spiroplasma alleghenense genome, one window contains:
- a CDS encoding DnaD family protein, with protein MLVDLIKNRIIQKKSLLLCYYKTIGLNENQVLIILLIMQLSSDDRKFVTARELSDYMTLKIEEIDLEISNLVKSKFIKIENKSGKSVINLSPLFSQLAIICENSLANKNSESNLVKIIQDQFDIPMNEEQKNSIKSFLEKDISIQGLTDLIIANDVKDYEALEKLIKNNIKSKPKELTKYNWLAD; from the coding sequence ATGCTTGTTGACTTAATTAAAAACAGAATTATTCAAAAAAAATCTTTGCTACTTTGTTATTACAAAACAATCGGATTAAATGAGAATCAAGTTTTAATTATTTTATTAATTATGCAATTATCAAGTGATGATAGAAAGTTTGTAACTGCTCGAGAATTGAGCGATTATATGACTCTAAAAATTGAAGAGATTGATTTAGAAATTTCTAATTTGGTTAAATCCAAATTTATTAAAATTGAAAATAAAAGTGGTAAGTCAGTAATAAATTTATCACCACTATTTAGTCAATTGGCAATAATTTGTGAAAATTCTTTAGCTAATAAAAATAGTGAGTCAAATCTGGTTAAAATAATTCAAGATCAATTTGATATTCCGATGAATGAGGAACAAAAAAATTCAATCAAGTCATTTTTAGAAAAAGACATTTCGATTCAGGGTCTAACTGATTTAATAATTGCCAATGATGTTAAGGATTATGAAGCGCTTGAAAAATTAATTAAAAACAATATTAAATCAAAACCAAAAGAATTAACTAAATACAATTGATTAGCTGATTAA